One segment of Carya illinoinensis cultivar Pawnee chromosome 1, C.illinoinensisPawnee_v1, whole genome shotgun sequence DNA contains the following:
- the LOC122314904 gene encoding pirin-like protein, translated as MFQNLLSLFCFVLAPLYFLYVCVQYLSPRAATVFNRKQSTPKAEYIQNIMAESDQAPSFDKPRLVVNKVLARAQQESAGGIFRRCIGRSELKFLDPFLMFVDFSLTPPSGFPDHPHRGFETVTYMLQGGLIHQDFAGNKGTIRTGDVQWMTAGRGIIHSEMPAGEGPSKGFQLWINLASKDKMTEPSYQELLTEEIKRAQEDGVEVRVIAGESMGVRSSVYTRTPTMYLDFTLNPGAQVHQKIPESWNSFAYIIEGEGVFGSSNSSPVAIHSLLVLGPGDGVSVWNRSSKKLRFVLIGGQPLNEPVAQYGPFVMNSQAEISRAIEDYQYFKNGFELARSWRSQ; from the exons ATGTTTCAAAACCTGTTAagcttgttttgttttgtgctTGCGCCTCTCTATTTTCTGTATGTTTGTGTACAGTATTTGAGTCCAAGAGCTGCCACTGTGTTCAATAGAAAGCAGTCAACGCCGAAagctgagtacatccagaataTCATGGCTGAATCAGATCAAGCTCCCTCTTTCGACAAACCCAGATTGGTGGTCAACAAGGTTTTGGCCAGAGCTCAACAAGAGAGTGCTGGTGGTATTTTTAGGAGATGCATTGGAAG AAGCGAATTGAAGTTTTTGGACCCTTTTCTGATGTTCGTTGATTTTTCGC TGACTCCTCCATCTGGATTTCCTGATCATCCACACAGAG GTTTTGAGACTGTCACATACATGTTGCAG GGAGGCCTTATTCATCAAGACTTTGCAGGAAATAAGGGAACAATTCGAACCGGCGATGTTCAG TGGATGACGGCTGGTAGAGGAATTATTCACTCTGAAATGCCTGCAGGAGAAGGACCTTCAAAGGGCTTCCAGCTTTGGATCAACTTAGCTTCCAAAGACAAAAT GACTGAACCAAGTTATCAAGAACTTTTAACCGAGGAGATAAAAAGGGCACAGGAAGATGGGGTCGAGGTCCGAGTTATAGCAGGAGAATCAATGGGAGTCCGATCTTCGGTTTACACCCGAACTCCAACAATGTATCTGGATTTCACATTAAACCCCGGAGCTCAAGTGCATCAGAAAATCCCAGAATCATGGAATTCCTTTGCGTACATAATTGAAGGGGAAGGGGTCTTTGGCTCCTCAAACTCATCGCCTGTGGCAATTCACAGTCTCCTGGTTCTGGGTCCTGGAGATGGTGTAAGTGTGTGGAACAGGTCTTCTAAGAAACTGAGGTTTGTGCTGATTGGAGGGCAGCCGCTTAATGAACCAGTGGCCCAGTACGGTCCTTTTGTGATGAACTCACAAGCTGAAATCAGTAGGGCCATTGAAGACTACCAATATTTCAAAAATGGGTTTGAACTGGCCAGGAGCTGGAGATCTCAATAA